In Salisediminibacterium beveridgei, one DNA window encodes the following:
- a CDS encoding YpjP family protein produces MKLQLRRLWVVLIAILTVGLYVPELHTDAEDHADKNELNSGNDQSEENLAAGAFEEVEDSSWQDDEDDPDDTDFLLFFTEQAKEQTIHKLGPRISGKIESEVMETIFPAMEEIIEDYVNKLPEDHLPYLVIDEQKLSYTGEKIFHLHDPQADEDLLRFHVRKDLKPKQGYWFNFHYHEQSDGFESHHDIGNIYWDKNTPPKWMTH; encoded by the coding sequence ATGAAACTGCAACTTCGCCGGCTTTGGGTTGTCCTGATTGCGATTCTGACAGTCGGTCTCTATGTACCAGAATTACATACCGATGCTGAAGATCATGCGGACAAGAACGAACTGAATTCCGGCAATGATCAGTCAGAAGAGAATCTTGCAGCAGGCGCCTTTGAGGAAGTGGAGGATTCTTCCTGGCAGGACGATGAGGATGATCCTGATGATACGGACTTTCTGTTGTTCTTCACTGAACAGGCGAAGGAACAGACCATTCATAAACTCGGGCCAAGGATCTCAGGAAAAATAGAATCCGAGGTGATGGAAACCATTTTTCCGGCCATGGAGGAAATTATAGAAGACTACGTCAATAAACTTCCGGAAGATCATTTGCCTTATCTTGTGATCGATGAGCAGAAGTTATCTTACACCGGGGAGAAGATTTTTCATCTTCATGATCCTCAGGCAGATGAAGATCTCCTGCGTTTTCATGTCCGGAAAGACCTCAAGCCGAAACAGGGCTACTGGTTTAATTTCCATTACCATGAACAGAGTGACGGCTTTGAATCTCACCATGATATCGGGAACATTTACTGGGACAAAAATACCCCGCCGAAATGGATGACCCATTAA
- the cydC gene encoding thiol reductant ABC exporter subunit CydC, which produces MKELTIITRLMLEEKKDLIKSVVYGVLAALGAVALFANSGYLISAAAVTNAFYVLTISIALLKFFSVSRALFRYSERLVSHRATFTMLGRFRVYFFERLAPLAPGLSRRFRSGDLLGRIVGDVESLQNYFLRVVYPPAAAMVIFLITIVFTAWFSWIIALLLVFGLLLTSLLIPYIYAMRQKKTANRVRQLRAELSGEVTEMLFGHRDLLLHQKLDDKKDDVLNVSDQVIQAQKKEQLRILENQTVNQGVTFLVSVLILTTGAYLVSTEGLEGIFLAMLVMVSLTVFENAAPMAAVPVYYEDNQTAAGRLKDAVDTDVIPEGERELASAPASVKLRSVGLHFDEESSPALKNVDVTCSPGSTTVVVGPSGSGKSSMLHLLLGMFEAAEGEVLWNGETIHSYRLDSLYENSRIQLQDSHFFAGTIRENLLLANDETADDMLQQVLRDVFLEGLSLDDPVTEQGGNLSGGERQRLAFARLLLRGGRNWFLDEPFSSVDPSMEQVLYRHLRNETAEDTVLIVSHRLTGLEEADQIIVMDHGQVAETGTYQELMNKRGVFYQLKQIEQDVFNAS; this is translated from the coding sequence ATGAAGGAACTCACAATCATCACCCGGCTCATGCTGGAAGAAAAAAAAGATCTGATCAAATCGGTTGTTTACGGTGTACTCGCCGCACTCGGTGCAGTCGCTTTATTTGCGAACAGCGGTTACCTGATATCCGCAGCTGCGGTGACCAATGCCTTTTACGTGTTGACGATCAGCATCGCCCTGCTCAAATTTTTCAGTGTGTCCCGTGCGTTGTTTCGCTACAGTGAACGCCTCGTCTCTCACCGGGCGACCTTTACCATGCTCGGCCGTTTCAGAGTTTATTTCTTTGAGCGGCTTGCCCCCTTGGCACCTGGCTTATCAAGGCGATTTCGAAGCGGGGATCTCCTCGGGCGCATCGTCGGTGACGTGGAAAGCCTGCAGAATTATTTCCTGCGGGTCGTCTATCCGCCCGCGGCGGCGATGGTCATTTTCCTGATCACGATCGTCTTTACCGCATGGTTCTCTTGGATCATCGCACTCCTGCTTGTGTTTGGGCTTTTGCTCACAAGCCTCTTGATCCCCTACATTTATGCCATGCGGCAAAAAAAGACCGCTAACCGCGTCCGTCAGCTCCGGGCAGAACTCAGTGGCGAAGTGACGGAAATGCTTTTCGGGCATCGGGATTTATTACTGCATCAAAAACTGGATGATAAAAAAGACGACGTTTTAAACGTATCGGATCAGGTGATTCAGGCGCAGAAAAAAGAGCAGCTGCGGATACTCGAAAATCAGACGGTCAATCAGGGCGTTACTTTCCTGGTCAGTGTGCTGATTCTGACTACGGGTGCCTACCTGGTCAGTACCGAGGGTCTTGAAGGCATCTTTCTTGCGATGCTGGTGATGGTATCTCTGACCGTATTCGAAAATGCTGCACCGATGGCCGCTGTGCCGGTGTACTATGAGGATAATCAGACCGCAGCAGGCAGACTGAAAGACGCAGTGGATACGGATGTGATTCCTGAAGGAGAGAGAGAACTGGCGTCAGCGCCGGCATCGGTGAAACTGAGAAGCGTAGGCCTGCATTTTGATGAGGAAAGCAGTCCGGCATTGAAGAATGTCGACGTCACTTGTTCACCAGGGTCAACGACGGTCGTTGTCGGGCCGAGTGGATCAGGCAAATCGAGTATGCTGCATCTGTTGTTGGGCATGTTTGAAGCCGCTGAGGGAGAAGTTCTCTGGAACGGGGAAACCATTCACTCTTACCGGCTGGATTCACTGTATGAAAACAGCCGTATTCAGCTTCAGGACAGCCATTTTTTTGCAGGAACAATCCGGGAAAATCTTTTACTGGCAAATGACGAGACTGCTGACGACATGCTGCAACAGGTGCTGAGAGATGTATTCCTCGAGGGATTGAGTCTTGATGACCCTGTCACTGAACAGGGCGGCAATCTCTCCGGCGGCGAACGTCAACGCCTCGCTTTTGCAAGGCTTCTCCTGCGCGGGGGACGAAATTGGTTTTTGGATGAGCCATTCTCATCGGTGGATCCATCCATGGAACAGGTCTTATATCGCCATCTTCGAAACGAAACGGCTGAAGACACGGTTCTGATCGTCAGTCACCGTCTCACGGGTCTTGAAGAAGCCGACCAGATCATTGTCATGGATCATGGGCAGGTTGCAGAAACCGGGACGTATCAAGAACTCATGAACAAACGTGGTGTCTTTTACCAGTTAAAGCAAATCGAACAAGATGTGTTCAACGCATCCTGA
- the cydD gene encoding thiol reductant ABC exporter subunit CydD: MLTLKDWAKRNRKITGLLRLNALGLGLSIVLMAYGIVAVVDGVFLQERSFTDVLPLIGLTAFALVMRSLFVYVNGSLGAKLGASLKREYRHTLAEHFSMKETRPANDTLSGERTGIFVDSVDEAEGYVSKYYPQLILSSTVPLVLLAAIFYMNWVSGLILLITAPFIPIMMIVVGKNAEKKSEAQMEKLNRFSGTFLDLLQGLVTLRFLGKTKEKADAIRQSSTGYRDATMDVLKVAFLSSLMLEFISMLSIALVALEVGLRLVIFDQLTFFTAFFVLILAPEFFASLKELGTAFHNGKSSTGSWERIRSILEEDSHEPVWGEKRLAEGPVHLEIREVQFTYGTDQFALGPLDFNMEPGSHTAVVGASGAGKSTLLQLMSGLVSPQKGEMLVNATPLKELKQEEWLDAVSYITQSPYLFSGTVRDNICLGSVNEATETEVYSAVKETGLQELVERLPDGLDTPIGEGGRGLSGGERQRIALARAFIKKPDVIVFDEPTTGLDLRTEQLLQEGISRLAKGATMITVAHRLHTIQSADQILYLEDGKLSGIGTHRELLERIPTYRDMVTVNTGGEAQ, from the coding sequence ATGCTCACATTAAAGGATTGGGCAAAAAGAAACCGGAAAATTACAGGTTTATTAAGGTTGAACGCTTTGGGTCTCGGTCTGTCCATTGTGCTGATGGCATACGGAATTGTCGCTGTGGTGGATGGCGTTTTCCTGCAGGAGCGTTCATTTACGGATGTACTGCCGCTGATCGGCCTGACGGCGTTCGCTCTTGTGATGCGAAGCCTCTTCGTGTACGTCAATGGCTCGCTTGGTGCGAAGCTGGGAGCCAGTCTGAAGCGTGAATACCGGCATACACTTGCTGAACATTTCAGCATGAAAGAAACGAGACCGGCAAACGACACCCTCTCCGGTGAGCGAACCGGCATATTTGTGGATTCGGTCGACGAAGCAGAAGGGTATGTGAGCAAATATTACCCGCAGCTGATTCTGTCATCGACGGTACCACTGGTTTTGTTGGCAGCAATTTTTTATATGAACTGGGTAAGCGGTTTGATCCTGCTCATCACGGCACCGTTTATTCCGATCATGATGATCGTGGTGGGAAAGAATGCAGAAAAGAAATCCGAAGCACAAATGGAAAAGCTGAACCGTTTTTCTGGTACGTTTCTGGATCTGTTGCAAGGACTTGTCACATTACGATTTCTCGGGAAAACGAAGGAGAAAGCGGATGCCATCCGGCAGAGCAGCACCGGCTATCGGGATGCGACAATGGATGTCCTGAAGGTCGCCTTCCTTTCGTCTTTGATGCTGGAATTCATCTCGATGTTGAGCATTGCCCTGGTGGCCCTCGAAGTCGGCCTCAGGCTGGTGATTTTTGACCAGCTGACGTTTTTCACCGCCTTTTTCGTCTTGATTCTGGCGCCGGAATTCTTTGCTTCCCTGAAAGAACTGGGAACCGCTTTTCATAACGGGAAGAGCAGTACCGGCTCTTGGGAACGGATCCGTTCGATCCTTGAAGAAGACTCTCATGAACCTGTCTGGGGAGAGAAAAGACTGGCAGAAGGTCCGGTTCATCTCGAAATACGCGAGGTTCAATTTACTTATGGAACGGATCAGTTTGCTCTTGGTCCGTTGGATTTCAACATGGAACCAGGTTCACACACCGCGGTTGTCGGGGCCAGCGGAGCAGGGAAATCCACACTGCTTCAGCTGATGAGCGGCCTCGTTTCACCTCAAAAGGGCGAGATGCTGGTCAATGCTACCCCTTTAAAAGAACTGAAACAGGAGGAGTGGCTCGATGCCGTCAGCTATATTACTCAATCACCGTATCTGTTCAGCGGCACTGTCAGAGACAATATCTGCCTCGGATCTGTGAACGAAGCCACTGAAACCGAGGTGTATTCAGCCGTGAAGGAAACAGGGCTTCAGGAATTGGTCGAGCGGTTACCTGATGGATTGGATACCCCGATCGGTGAAGGTGGACGGGGCCTCTCAGGCGGTGAGCGTCAGCGCATTGCTTTGGCCCGTGCGTTTATTAAAAAACCGGACGTCATCGTTTTCGATGAACCGACCACCGGACTCGATCTGAGAACAGAACAACTTCTTCAAGAGGGAATCAGCCGTTTGGCAAAGGGGGCGACGATGATCACCGTCGCACACCGCTTGCACACGATTCAGTCTGCAGATCAGATTCTCTATCTCGAAGATGGGAAGCTCTCAGGGATCGGCACACATCGCGAACTGCTCGAACGAATCCCGACATACCGGGACATGGTCACAGTGAACACGGGAGGTGAGGCACAATGA
- a CDS encoding EAL domain-containing protein yields MNRLKYKQKFSIIAVLITFLIGGLLTPITIWLIDQRTVASEAEEGLALVEDLSELIYHLQRERGYVQLYAVDEAGFDLYINEQEQVMELTGKIEREHLPAIQSFGSEDLWVSIREGTRNVTHTENQELSDARGTKEEYNALIQQVLSLTQLTIQESLVAFDRSQDIAIVVDDLINGMLIRAEHIGQIRALGTLFNGQDSISDEDKLDMRVRAEEVSHFQYHMVFENTPEFSNFLDENRTLQGYYTRYEEQREDLSSLINRVIEGEPYASPVDYFEEITPAVDTHFYVLQEGADYLQEEIASRYQTLIISQNLIIGFVTAYLILLLYLFWGFFQSILNSVQTLSDSSRKVAWGDFDVEVNLDTKDEMSEVGEAFNHMIKEVNSTIQANRLSIERTKRHQESILKLSTSGFWGEGYLNDSLDEIAESVTYAVKVDRTSIWLDRQEGLVLSAAYDREDFFPTEGWVAKKWKLKAMYEWSQDGLFFTVSDLDEFRRDHPYIAAYFRHQKVESALLTVIRSKAEVIGIIAFEYRSKGRSWHKDELAYAQSISQLISTVLERHELKQKEQEIRHMAYFDGLTGLPNRQHFQMLLNEQMVFVDEVEMALAVLYIDLDMFKHVNDTWGHSAGDRLLVMVGERLKDGVDSRVVISRFGGDEFTMMSSPIKDREDVSILANRIHSLFQKPFHLEGHDVFISCSIGISIYPNNGSSTEDLIKNADMAMYEAKAQGRNVFAFYTEKLYSNMLNRIEMEAELRKAIEEEQLVLYYQPQFSLNDGKLVGFEALVRWPHDRLGVVSPGEFIPLAEETGLIIALGNQVIRMAAAQQRQWLDEGYRIVPVSVNVSVMQLVHENIIGTLEDALEDFDLKSYYLGIEVTESISAEHLFTIRETLQTIQAKGIVVSIDDFGTGHSSLSYLKNFPVDYLKIDQTFINGIGSGNKDEAIVRSVISMAEGLKMQVIAEGVENRNQENWLRQFPEIQVQGYYYDRPRASEHCVTWIKLAGQQ; encoded by the coding sequence ATGAACCGACTCAAATATAAACAGAAATTTTCAATCATTGCTGTCTTGATTACATTTCTCATTGGAGGATTATTGACCCCGATCACGATCTGGCTGATTGATCAGCGGACTGTTGCGTCGGAAGCGGAAGAAGGTCTTGCCCTCGTGGAGGATCTGTCGGAACTGATCTATCATTTGCAGAGGGAGCGGGGCTATGTTCAGCTTTACGCAGTGGATGAAGCGGGATTTGATTTGTACATAAATGAACAGGAACAGGTGATGGAACTCACCGGTAAAATAGAACGCGAACACCTGCCAGCCATCCAGAGTTTTGGGAGCGAAGATCTTTGGGTGTCGATCAGAGAAGGAACGAGGAATGTAACGCATACAGAGAATCAGGAACTCTCGGATGCGAGGGGCACAAAAGAAGAATACAATGCGCTAATTCAGCAGGTTTTGTCATTGACACAACTGACGATTCAGGAATCCCTTGTCGCATTTGACCGTAGTCAGGATATTGCTATCGTGGTCGATGATTTGATCAACGGAATGCTGATCCGCGCAGAGCACATTGGACAGATCCGTGCACTGGGCACATTATTCAATGGTCAGGATTCCATTTCTGACGAAGATAAGCTGGATATGAGAGTCCGCGCTGAGGAAGTCAGTCACTTCCAGTATCATATGGTATTTGAAAACACACCGGAGTTCAGCAATTTTCTGGATGAGAACCGGACACTTCAAGGGTATTATACCCGATATGAAGAGCAGAGAGAGGACCTGTCATCGCTGATCAATCGGGTCATTGAAGGTGAACCCTATGCATCACCTGTGGACTATTTTGAAGAGATCACCCCTGCGGTGGATACGCATTTCTATGTGCTTCAGGAAGGAGCCGATTACCTGCAAGAAGAAATCGCATCCAGGTATCAGACACTGATTATCTCACAGAATCTGATCATCGGGTTTGTTACCGCTTATTTGATTCTCCTTTTGTACCTGTTCTGGGGGTTTTTCCAGTCGATTTTAAACAGCGTGCAGACCTTGAGTGACAGTTCCCGAAAGGTGGCATGGGGCGATTTTGATGTGGAAGTGAACCTTGATACAAAAGATGAAATGAGTGAAGTCGGTGAGGCCTTTAATCATATGATTAAGGAGGTCAACAGTACGATCCAGGCCAATAGACTGTCAATCGAACGGACAAAGCGGCATCAGGAATCGATTTTGAAGTTGTCGACATCCGGTTTTTGGGGTGAAGGGTATCTGAATGATTCTCTGGATGAAATTGCAGAAAGTGTGACGTATGCCGTGAAGGTGGATCGGACCTCGATCTGGCTTGACCGTCAGGAAGGTCTCGTGTTGTCAGCGGCGTATGATCGGGAAGATTTTTTCCCGACAGAAGGATGGGTGGCAAAGAAATGGAAGCTCAAAGCAATGTACGAATGGTCTCAGGATGGGTTGTTCTTCACAGTCAGTGACCTGGATGAGTTCAGAAGGGATCACCCCTACATAGCGGCGTATTTCCGCCATCAAAAAGTGGAATCTGCTCTTTTGACGGTGATTCGTTCAAAAGCTGAGGTTATCGGGATTATCGCTTTTGAGTACCGTTCGAAAGGCCGCTCCTGGCATAAGGATGAGCTGGCGTATGCCCAGTCGATCAGTCAGCTGATTTCGACGGTGCTTGAGCGCCATGAACTGAAGCAAAAAGAACAGGAAATCCGCCACATGGCCTATTTTGATGGATTGACCGGGTTACCTAACCGTCAGCATTTTCAAATGCTATTGAACGAACAGATGGTATTTGTGGATGAAGTAGAAATGGCTTTGGCCGTCTTGTACATTGACCTCGACATGTTTAAACATGTGAATGATACCTGGGGCCATTCCGCAGGAGACAGGCTGTTGGTCATGGTCGGTGAGCGGCTGAAAGACGGTGTGGATTCCCGCGTGGTCATTTCACGATTCGGCGGCGATGAATTCACGATGATGTCTTCACCAATTAAGGATCGGGAAGATGTCAGTATCCTTGCGAACAGGATTCACAGTCTCTTTCAGAAACCATTCCATCTCGAGGGGCATGATGTGTTTATTTCCTGCAGTATCGGGATCAGTATTTATCCGAACAATGGTTCTTCGACGGAAGATTTAATCAAAAATGCAGATATGGCGATGTATGAAGCAAAGGCACAGGGGAGAAACGTATTTGCGTTTTATACAGAAAAATTATACTCTAACATGCTGAACCGCATAGAGATGGAAGCAGAGCTCAGAAAAGCGATTGAAGAAGAACAGCTTGTGCTTTATTATCAGCCGCAGTTTAGTCTGAATGACGGCAAGCTGGTCGGTTTTGAAGCCCTGGTCCGCTGGCCTCATGACCGGCTCGGGGTTGTTTCCCCCGGGGAATTTATTCCACTGGCAGAAGAAACCGGGTTGATTATTGCTTTAGGGAACCAGGTAATCCGGATGGCCGCAGCCCAGCAGCGCCAATGGCTGGATGAAGGGTACCGGATTGTACCGGTAAGTGTCAATGTGTCAGTTATGCAGCTGGTTCACGAAAACATTATCGGCACTCTTGAAGATGCACTTGAAGACTTCGATCTGAAGTCGTATTATCTGGGAATCGAAGTGACTGAATCCATCAGTGCGGAACATTTATTCACGATTCGCGAGACGCTTCAGACGATTCAGGCTAAAGGGATCGTCGTCTCCATTGATGACTTTGGTACAGGTCATTCATCACTCAGTTATCTGAAAAATTTCCCGGTGGATTATTTAAAGATTGACCAGACGTTCATCAATGGCATCGGGTCGGGTAACAAAGACGAAGCGATTGTCCGTTCCGTGATATCCATGGCCGAAGGGTTAAAGATGCAGGTGATTGCTGAGGGTGTGGAGAACAGGAATCAGGAAAACTGGCTTAGGCAGTTTCCGGAAATTCAGGTGCAGGGTTATTATTATGACCGTCCCCGGGCTTCTGAGCACTGCGTGACGTGGATCAAACTGGCGGGACAGCAGTGA